The Borrelia parkeri genome includes a region encoding these proteins:
- the bdr gene encoding Bdr family repetitive protein, which produces MGLAQPVITQQMVIAELTKAGIKRDIAIDLSYRYYRNELTYKDIEFLKENFDIKLEKVEALLQAEIKSVKTELDNKIDTVENNLNTKIDTKFNELDSKIDTKFNELDNKIDNVKSELKSDIASVSNEVFLVRKDMEINKIKFDSTSRLHNWMFGTLITLNIGIFLALMSLLVK; this is translated from the coding sequence ATGGGACTTGCTCAACCAGTAATTACACAGCAAATGGTTATAGCTGAACTTACTAAAGCCGGTATTAAGAGAGATATTGCTATTGATTTATCTTACAGGTACTATCGTAATGAACTGACTTATAAAGATATTGAATTCTTAAAAGAAAACTTTGATATAAAACTTGAAAAGGTTGAAGCTCTTTTACAAGCTGAAATTAAATCTGTCAAGACTGAACTTGATAACAAAATAGATACAGTTGAGAATAATCTTAACACTAAGATAGATACTAAATTCAATGAACTTGATAGCAAAATAGATACTAAATTTAATGAACTTGATAATAAGATTGACAACGTTAAAAGTGAGTTAAAATCTGATATTGCATCTGTGAGCAATGAGGTTTTTCTTGTTAGAAAAGATATGGAAATTAATAAAATTAAGTTTGATAGTACATCAAGATTACATAATTGGATGTTTGGTACCCTTATTACCCTTAATATAGGAATATTTTTAGCATTAATGTCATTATTAGTAAAGTAA
- a CDS encoding Vsp/OspC family lipoprotein, with protein MKRITFCALLMTLFLLMSCNNSGKNLKDDEVAKPDGTVIDLAKVSAEIKEATVFVAGLREVQVLVFSINDLAKVIGKKIDANGSLVDDSNHHGPLVSGAYQIITSVNTKLKALELEAEKFDGMKSKIIAAKTLGEGFLTKLKTAHSDIAKNDAQDTDVKKALVKDNDDKTKGAEELGKLNTAVNDLVKSAKELAENAIKKLTASVKKTPTQSS; from the coding sequence ATGAAAAGAATTACTTTTTGTGCGTTATTGATGACTTTATTTTTACTTATGTCTTGTAATAATTCAGGAAAAAATCTTAAAGATGACGAAGTGGCTAAGCCTGATGGCACTGTTATTGATTTAGCAAAAGTAAGTGCAGAAATAAAAGAGGCTACTGTCTTTGTGGCAGGGCTTAGAGAGGTTCAGGTTTTAGTTTTTTCAATAAATGATCTTGCTAAAGTAATTGGGAAAAAAATTGATGCTAATGGTAGTCTTGTTGATGATTCTAATCATCATGGACCGTTGGTTTCTGGAGCATACCAAATTATAACTTCTGTAAATACAAAATTGAAAGCATTGGAATTAGAAGCTGAAAAATTTGATGGAATGAAGTCTAAGATTATAGCTGCTAAGACGTTAGGAGAAGGATTTTTAACTAAATTGAAGACAGCTCATTCTGATATTGCTAAAAACGATGCTCAAGATACCGACGTAAAAAAAGCCCTAGTTAAAGATAATGATGATAAAACAAAAGGAGCTGAGGAACTTGGTAAACTAAACACAGCAGTTAATGATTTGGTAAAGTCAGCTAAAGAACTTGCAGAAAATGCAATCAAGAAGCTTACAGCATCTGTCAAGAAGACTCCTACTCAGTCAAGTTAA
- a CDS encoding variable large family protein — protein MKRITLSALLMTLFLLLSCGSGQQAADAGKTGSEKGTGSLSEVIASSRQLFLDAFVSFGNLLKEAFGLTADTTKKAVGERLGKVGEAVKIAKDKLEELKGNEQFNLIKDKAESTINKAIDTLRKIVEGASKIKDATGSANGKVGGNVGDTEDAAPANTASVKGLVEGINLIYEAAKEADTEPKGNANKQIEDSKEIAKLFKGTGDVGGDAKALSGARRAVIAASGADILAAIEAAKDTSKQAGNISAATNAYDIAVATKDDTNAHDDIKTNASAIAAGLALRAMAKDGKLATVATHAPGQAVNAVLIGVVGKTVNEIVSIVRRTVDKCLKDVDDCIKEDSSSVVKPTN, from the coding sequence ATGAAAAGAATTACTTTAAGTGCGTTATTAATGACTTTATTTTTACTTCTTAGCTGTGGAAGTGGACAACAGGCTGCTGATGCTGGGAAGACTGGTTCAGAGAAAGGGACTGGAAGTTTAAGTGAAGTAATTGCAAGCTCAAGACAATTATTTTTGGATGCTTTTGTTTCTTTTGGAAATTTACTAAAAGAAGCATTTGGTCTTACTGCAGATACAACTAAAAAAGCAGTAGGAGAACGATTGGGTAAGGTTGGAGAAGCAGTGAAAATAGCTAAAGATAAGTTAGAAGAGCTAAAGGGAAATGAGCAGTTTAATTTAATAAAAGATAAAGCTGAAAGTACAATTAATAAGGCAATTGATACTTTAAGAAAGATAGTTGAAGGAGCAAGTAAAATTAAGGATGCTACTGGTAGTGCTAATGGTAAAGTTGGTGGTAATGTTGGTGATACTGAGGATGCAGCACCAGCAAATACAGCAAGCGTTAAGGGTCTTGTTGAAGGGATTAACTTAATTTATGAAGCAGCAAAGGAAGCTGATACTGAGCCAAAAGGAAATGCTAATAAGCAGATTGAGGATTCTAAAGAGATTGCAAAGTTATTTAAAGGCACTGGTGATGTTGGTGGTGATGCCAAGGCACTAAGTGGAGCCAGGAGAGCAGTAATTGCAGCTAGTGGTGCAGATATATTAGCAGCAATTGAAGCAGCTAAGGATACAAGTAAGCAAGCAGGTAATATTAGTGCAGCAACAAATGCTTATGACATTGCAGTTGCTACTAAAGATGATACAAATGCTCATGATGATATTAAAACAAATGCATCAGCAATAGCAGCAGGTTTAGCATTGAGAGCAATGGCAAAGGATGGTAAATTAGCAACTGTTGCTACTCATGCACCAGGACAAGCAGTGAATGCAGTATTAATAGGAGTAGTTGGTAAAACTGTAAATGAGATAGTATCTATTGTAAGAAGAACAGTTGATAAATGTTTAAAAGATGTTGATGATTGCATAAAAGAAGATTCCAGTAGTGTAGTAAAACCTACAAATTAA
- a CDS encoding variable large family protein, with the protein MKRITLSALLMTLFLLLSCGSGSAKVEDPKTTFLTSIANLGKGFLDVFTSFSDMVTGIFGIKAETKKSEVGKYFTDIANTMTSVKEKLQTEVAKNGNYVKIKEVVDKFITNTLDKIAEGAKEAAKGATSDDKIGSAPTTGQDAAPADKTAVNSIVKGIKTMVDIVLKNNEGNAEATKTADTEKKSIGKLFGGKDNDGTEAQAAAANASIGAVSGADILQAIAKSEEAGADEIKIETAKNAAEIAAAKKEDTKDLKADQKDAVVAAGIALRAMAKGGKFAAKNEEKSAHSVNGAAASAVGKTLSTLIIAIRNTVDSGLKTINAAFATVTQEDKSLDSTTPVGAADSGQ; encoded by the coding sequence ATGAAAAGAATTACTTTAAGTGCATTATTAATGACTTTATTTTTACTGCTTAGTTGTGGTAGTGGTAGTGCTAAGGTGGAAGATCCTAAAACCACATTCTTAACTTCTATTGCTAATTTAGGTAAAGGGTTCTTAGATGTTTTTACTTCCTTTTCTGACATGGTTACTGGTATTTTTGGCATTAAAGCTGAGACTAAAAAGAGTGAAGTAGGGAAGTATTTTACTGATATTGCAAATACTATGACATCAGTTAAAGAGAAATTACAGACAGAAGTTGCTAAGAATGGCAATTATGTAAAGATAAAAGAAGTAGTTGATAAGTTTATCACTAACACACTAGACAAGATCGCTGAAGGAGCTAAAGAAGCGGCTAAAGGGGCTACTAGTGACGATAAGATTGGTAGTGCTCCTACTACTGGTCAGGATGCTGCACCGGCTGATAAAACAGCAGTAAATTCTATTGTTAAAGGGATTAAGACAATGGTTGATATTGTTTTAAAAAACAATGAAGGGAATGCAGAGGCTACTAAGACTGCAGATACTGAGAAAAAATCAATTGGTAAGTTATTTGGTGGCAAAGATAATGATGGAACAGAAGCACAAGCTGCTGCAGCAAATGCATCTATTGGCGCTGTAAGTGGAGCTGATATATTACAAGCTATTGCTAAGTCTGAGGAGGCTGGTGCTGATGAGATTAAAATTGAGACAGCAAAGAATGCTGCTGAGATTGCTGCTGCCAAGAAAGAAGATACTAAAGATTTAAAAGCAGACCAAAAGGACGCAGTTGTTGCAGCTGGTATTGCACTGCGAGCAATGGCTAAGGGTGGTAAATTTGCTGCTAAGAATGAAGAGAAATCTGCTCATTCAGTTAATGGGGCAGCAGCTAGTGCTGTTGGTAAGACATTAAGTACTCTAATAATAGCAATAAGAAATACTGTTGATAGTGGATTGAAAACAATAAATGCAGCTTTTGCTACAGTTACACAAGAAGATAAATCTTTAGATTCTACTACACCTGTAGGCGCAGCAGATAGTGGGCAATAA
- the bdr gene encoding Bdr family repetitive protein: MGLAQPVITQQMVIAELTRAGINRDIAIDLSYRYYKNELTHKDIEYLETTFNLKLEKVEATLQADIRDLDNKIDNVRNELKSDIRDLDSKIDFVENNLNIKIDTKFNELDNKIDTVKSELKSDIKDLDNKIDVNKMELKSTLRLHGWMFGTLITLNIGIFLTLMSIVYSLLSK; encoded by the coding sequence ATGGGACTTGCTCAACCAGTAATTACTCAACAAATGGTTATAGCAGAACTTACTAGAGCTGGTATAAATAGAGATATTGCTATTGATCTCTCTTACAGATATTATAAAAATGAGCTTACTCACAAGGATATTGAGTATTTAGAGACTACTTTTAACCTTAAGCTTGAAAAAGTTGAAGCAACCTTACAAGCTGATATTAGAGACCTTGATAATAAAATTGACAACGTTAGAAATGAGTTAAAATCTGATATTAGAGATCTTGATAGTAAAATAGACTTTGTTGAGAATAATCTTAACATCAAGATTGATACTAAATTTAATGAACTTGATAATAAGATTGATACAGTCAAAAGTGAATTAAAATCTGATATTAAAGACTTGGATAATAAGATTGATGTTAACAAAATGGAACTTAAGAGTACGTTAAGACTACATGGTTGGATGTTTGGGACTCTTATTACCCTTAATATAGGAATATTTTTAACATTAATGTCCATAGTTTATTCATTGTTAAGTAAGTAA
- a CDS encoding variable large family protein, with product MMKRITFCALLMTLFLLLSCGSGQLQAEKLAAESKNTFLDSLVKIGHGFYEIFGVFGNAIGDALGFTAVKSGDQKSKVGEHFGKIKKGLVDTNGKLKELSDEISEAKNANSSTIKLVEDAINSASDVIAKLIDSVTKMASITNDSSSIGDNVDNPPAAAEEVGVDTIIKSVSSIIEVAKKSGIEIKPGNVGNQIAVAANATDAIAVLGGHTAKASAGAGDKLAVEVSKADPWAMIDKIKNAKATAAAKLNAGTDNEAGALAASNNNADAGAGAKSNADLAAAVALKAMTKGGKFSANAADTEAVKSAAVTAVNKVLGVLDFIIRKTVSSNLDKIREAVKGIQYSETTTESAEASSTTQPAAAK from the coding sequence ATAATGAAAAGAATTACTTTTTGTGCGTTATTAATGACTTTATTTTTGCTTCTTAGTTGTGGCAGTGGACAACTTCAAGCTGAGAAATTGGCTGCTGAGAGTAAGAATACTTTCTTAGATTCATTAGTTAAGATAGGACATGGGTTTTACGAGATTTTTGGCGTCTTTGGTAATGCTATTGGGGATGCTTTGGGATTTACAGCTGTTAAATCGGGTGACCAGAAAAGTAAAGTTGGTGAACACTTTGGGAAAATAAAAAAAGGTTTGGTAGATACTAATGGGAAATTAAAAGAGCTATCAGATGAAATATCTGAAGCAAAAAATGCTAATAGCAGCACAATTAAATTAGTTGAAGATGCAATTAACAGTGCTAGTGACGTTATTGCAAAGCTAATTGACTCTGTAACCAAAATGGCTAGTATAACTAATGATAGTTCTTCTATTGGTGATAATGTTGATAATCCTCCTGCTGCAGCTGAAGAGGTTGGCGTTGATACTATAATTAAAAGTGTAAGTTCAATTATTGAAGTAGCAAAGAAATCTGGCATAGAAATCAAACCCGGAAATGTTGGTAATCAGATAGCTGTAGCTGCTAATGCTACTGATGCTATTGCTGTACTTGGAGGGCATACTGCCAAGGCTTCTGCTGGAGCTGGTGATAAGTTAGCAGTTGAAGTATCTAAAGCAGATCCATGGGCTATGATTGACAAGATTAAGAATGCTAAGGCTACTGCTGCTGCTAAGCTTAATGCTGGTACGGATAATGAAGCAGGAGCACTAGCTGCTTCTAATAATAATGCAGATGCAGGAGCTGGCGCAAAGAGTAACGCAGATCTAGCAGCTGCTGTTGCTCTTAAGGCTATGACTAAAGGTGGTAAATTCAGTGCTAATGCTGCAGATACTGAAGCAGTTAAATCAGCAGCTGTAACGGCTGTAAATAAGGTATTAGGAGTTCTTGATTTTATAATTAGAAAAACAGTATCAAGCAATCTAGATAAGATAAGAGAAGCTGTTAAGGGAATACAGTACTCTGAAACTACTACTGAATCAGCTGAAGCTAGTTCTACTACTCAACCGGCTGCTGCTAAATAA
- a CDS encoding variable large family protein: MMKRITFCALLMTLFLLLSCGSGSTKTEDPKTTFLTSIANLGKGFLDVFTSLSDMLAGAFGIKADTKKEDIGAYFTKIAETMTSVKKKLQDEVAKNGNYLKLKSVVDTFITGTLDKIAEGAKTAATGAIGSDAIGNAVHNQDAVAADATSVNSLVKGIKEIVGIVLKSNEGNAGVTKTAEAEKKSIGKLFGTKDADGTEAHAAAASASIGAVTGADILQAIASSAEAGTGEIKVETAKNAAEIAAAKAEAAKEITIESAKKDAVIAAGIALRAMAKGGKFAAKQNEEKSAHAVNGAAASAVGKTLSTLIIAIRNTVDSGLKTISAALATVTQEDKSVEATTPAETATSGQ; the protein is encoded by the coding sequence ATAATGAAAAGAATTACTTTTTGTGCGTTATTAATGACTTTATTTTTACTTCTGAGTTGTGGTAGTGGTAGTACTAAGACGGAAGATCCTAAAACCACTTTCTTAACTTCTATTGCTAATTTAGGTAAAGGGTTCTTAGATGTTTTTACTTCTCTTTCTGATATGCTTGCTGGCGCTTTTGGTATTAAGGCTGACACTAAAAAGGAAGATATTGGAGCTTATTTCACTAAAATTGCAGAGACTATGACATCTGTTAAAAAGAAATTACAAGATGAAGTTGCAAAAAATGGAAATTACTTGAAACTTAAATCAGTCGTTGATACTTTTATCACAGGAACATTAGACAAGATCGCAGAAGGGGCTAAGACAGCAGCAACAGGAGCTATTGGTAGCGATGCTATTGGTAATGCTGTACACAATCAAGATGCTGTAGCAGCAGATGCTACAAGTGTCAACTCACTAGTTAAAGGAATTAAAGAAATTGTCGGGATAGTTTTAAAATCAAATGAGGGAAATGCAGGAGTTACTAAAACTGCCGAAGCTGAGAAAAAGTCAATTGGTAAATTGTTTGGGACTAAAGACGCTGATGGAACAGAAGCACATGCAGCAGCTGCTAGTGCTTCAATTGGTGCAGTAACTGGGGCTGACATATTACAAGCTATTGCTAGCTCTGCTGAGGCTGGTACTGGTGAGATTAAAGTTGAGACAGCAAAGAATGCTGCTGAGATTGCTGCTGCTAAGGCAGAAGCCGCTAAAGAGATTACAATAGAATCAGCAAAGAAAGATGCAGTTATTGCTGCGGGTATAGCACTGCGAGCAATGGCAAAGGGTGGTAAATTTGCTGCTAAACAAAATGAAGAGAAATCAGCTCATGCAGTTAATGGTGCAGCTGCTAGTGCTGTTGGTAAGACTTTAAGTACCCTTATTATTGCTATTAGGAATACTGTTGATAGTGGTTTAAAGACAATAAGTGCAGCTCTTGCTACAGTTACACAAGAAGATAAATCTGTAGAAGCTACTACACCCGCAGAAACAGCAACTAGTGGACAGTAA
- a CDS encoding variable large family protein yields MTLFLLLSCGSGSTKAEDPQSRFLKSIISLSNDFLNVFTSLSDMVGGVLGFNTNTKKSDVGNYFKTVQDTVQGTKDKLNKIVADMKSDNNPNASAVDTAVKALIANTLDKIIDGAKIASEAIGTTGDELLGNVAAAGNDAAAGGVKGDGIENLVKGIKSIVDVVLKGKGSAEAGDNNKASDGGARTVNAADGEAGKLFATGNGPAGDQNNSKKVATDAAKAVGAVTGADILQAMVKDGGAATLAKNSAEQVAGANAKDSIIAGGMVLRAIAKGGKFANGNNAGNADIATAIKGAATSAVTKALGTLTIAIRNTIDVGLKEVKDAMKFNSTDTPVTTDNQIPDTKKN; encoded by the coding sequence ATGACTTTATTTTTACTTCTTAGTTGTGGGAGTGGTAGTACTAAGGCTGAGGATCCTCAGAGTAGATTCTTAAAATCTATTATTAGTTTAAGTAATGACTTCTTAAATGTTTTCACTTCCCTTAGTGATATGGTTGGAGGGGTTTTAGGGTTTAATACTAATACTAAGAAGTCTGATGTTGGGAACTACTTTAAAACTGTTCAGGATACTGTACAAGGTACTAAGGATAAGCTTAATAAAATTGTTGCTGATATGAAATCTGATAATAATCCTAATGCTTCTGCAGTTGATACCGCTGTAAAAGCTCTAATTGCTAATACTCTTGATAAGATAATTGATGGTGCAAAAATCGCTAGTGAGGCTATTGGTACTACAGGTGATGAGTTGCTTGGTAATGTTGCTGCTGCAGGTAATGATGCAGCAGCAGGTGGTGTTAAAGGTGATGGTATTGAAAACTTAGTAAAAGGGATTAAAAGTATAGTAGATGTGGTACTTAAAGGCAAAGGAAGTGCTGAGGCTGGTGATAATAATAAGGCTAGTGATGGTGGTGCAAGAACTGTTAATGCTGCTGATGGTGAAGCAGGTAAATTATTTGCTACTGGTAATGGTCCTGCTGGTGATCAAAACAATTCCAAAAAAGTTGCAACTGATGCTGCTAAAGCCGTAGGAGCTGTAACTGGCGCTGACATTTTACAAGCTATGGTTAAAGATGGTGGTGCTGCTACGTTAGCTAAGAATAGTGCCGAGCAAGTTGCTGGTGCTAATGCTAAAGATTCAATTATAGCAGGAGGAATGGTACTGAGAGCAATAGCTAAGGGTGGTAAATTTGCTAATGGAAATAATGCTGGTAATGCTGATATTGCTACTGCAATTAAAGGAGCAGCAACAAGTGCAGTTACTAAAGCATTGGGTACTTTAACAATAGCGATAAGAAATACTATTGATGTGGGACTTAAGGAAGTTAAAGATGCTATGAAATTTAATTCTACTGATACTCCTGTAACTACTGATAATCAGATTCCTGACACTAAGAAGAACTAA
- a CDS encoding variable large family protein, whose amino-acid sequence MKRITFCALLMTLFLLLSCGSGSTKAEDPQSRFLKSVISLGNDFLNVFTSLSDMVGGVLGFNTNTKKSDVAAYFKTVHDTVSSTKTSLEKIVADMKSDNNPNSEATDTAVKALITNTLDKIIDGAKTASEAIGSDASDSLANVAAANAAGVAGTGVDKLINGIKSIVDVVLKDVGNADAGDNKKAEELNVRNNDGAGKLFDGSTGAAGDDKKAAADAAKAVGAVTGADILKAMVKDNGDAAKLAKNSAAIAGVAANAKDGTIAGGIALRAMAKDGKFANGNNANDAKKTIEGAATSAVTKALGTLTIAIRNTIDVGLKEVKDAMKFNSIDTPVTTDRQFSETKGQ is encoded by the coding sequence ATGAAAAGAATTACTTTTTGTGCGTTATTAATGACTTTATTTTTACTTCTTAGCTGTGGTAGTGGTAGTACTAAGGCTGAGGATCCTCAGAGTAGATTCTTAAAGTCAGTTATTAGTTTAGGTAATGACTTCTTAAATGTTTTTACTTCCCTTTCTGATATGGTTGGAGGGGTTTTAGGGTTTAATACTAATACTAAAAAGTCTGATGTTGCAGCTTACTTTAAAACTGTTCATGACACTGTTTCATCTACTAAGACATCCCTTGAGAAAATTGTTGCTGATATGAAATCTGATAATAATCCTAATTCAGAGGCTACTGATACCGCTGTCAAAGCTCTAATTACTAATACTCTTGATAAAATAATTGATGGAGCTAAAACTGCTAGTGAGGCTATTGGTTCTGATGCTAGTGACTCGCTTGCTAATGTTGCTGCTGCCAATGCTGCTGGTGTTGCAGGGACTGGGGTTGATAAGTTAATAAATGGAATTAAAAGTATAGTAGATGTGGTTCTTAAAGATGTAGGAAATGCTGATGCTGGTGATAATAAAAAAGCTGAGGAGCTTAATGTAAGAAATAATGATGGAGCAGGTAAATTGTTTGATGGTAGTACTGGTGCTGCTGGAGATGATAAAAAAGCAGCTGCTGATGCTGCTAAAGCTGTTGGTGCTGTAACTGGCGCTGACATCTTGAAAGCCATGGTTAAAGATAATGGTGATGCTGCTAAACTAGCTAAAAATTCTGCCGCTATTGCTGGTGTTGCAGCTAATGCTAAAGATGGAACTATTGCAGGGGGTATAGCTTTAAGAGCCATGGCAAAGGATGGTAAATTTGCTAATGGTAACAATGCTAATGATGCAAAAAAAACAATAGAGGGAGCAGCAACAAGTGCAGTAACTAAGGCATTGGGTACTTTAACTATTGCAATAAGAAATACTATTGACGTGGGACTTAAAGAAGTTAAAGATGCTATGAAATTTAATTCTATTGATACTCCTGTAACTACTGATAGGCAATTTTCTGAAACTAAAGGTCAATAA
- a CDS encoding variable large family protein encodes MMKRITFCALLMTLFLLLSCGSGSTKSEDPKTTFLNSIANLGKGFLDVFTSLFDMITGAFGIKADTKKEDIGKYFTSIETTMNTVKKKLQDEVATNGNYLKIKEVVDTFITNTLDKIADGAKTAATGTTTGDAIGNAVHNQDAVAADATSVNALVTGIKQMIGVVLKKGEGNADADATKGDSKKDVGKLFTATTDDNRADNAAAQAAAASIGAVTGADILQAITKSKENPKADSTDGIEKATDAAEIAIAPAVNNKKEIKEAEAKKDAVIAAGIALRAMAKGGKFSIKNNENEAVSTVNSAAASAVSKTLGTLMLAIRNTVDNGLKTISETLATVTQEDKTAEATTPAESTASGQ; translated from the coding sequence ATAATGAAAAGAATTACTTTTTGTGCGTTATTAATGACTTTATTTTTACTTCTTAGTTGTGGTAGTGGCAGTACTAAGTCTGAGGATCCTAAAACCACATTCTTAAACTCTATTGCTAATTTAGGTAAAGGGTTCTTAGATGTTTTTACTTCTCTTTTCGATATGATTACTGGTGCTTTTGGTATTAAGGCTGACACTAAAAAGGAAGATATTGGTAAGTATTTCACTTCTATTGAAACTACTATGAACACAGTTAAAAAAAAGTTACAAGATGAAGTTGCTACGAATGGTAACTATTTAAAGATAAAGGAAGTAGTTGATACATTTATAACTAACACATTAGATAAGATCGCTGATGGGGCTAAGACAGCAGCAACAGGAACTACTACTGGCGATGCTATTGGTAATGCTGTACACAATCAAGATGCTGTAGCAGCAGATGCTACAAGTGTCAATGCTCTTGTTACAGGAATTAAACAAATGATAGGAGTAGTTTTAAAGAAAGGTGAAGGAAATGCAGATGCAGATGCTACTAAAGGTGATAGTAAGAAAGATGTTGGCAAATTATTTACTGCTACCACTGATGACAATAGAGCTGATAATGCTGCAGCACAAGCTGCTGCAGCGTCGATCGGAGCAGTAACTGGGGCTGATATCTTGCAAGCTATAACTAAATCTAAAGAAAATCCTAAAGCTGATAGTACTGATGGCATTGAAAAAGCTACAGATGCAGCAGAGATTGCTATTGCTCCGGCTGTTAACAACAAGAAAGAAATTAAAGAGGCAGAAGCCAAGAAAGATGCAGTTATTGCTGCGGGTATTGCACTGCGAGCAATGGCTAAGGGTGGTAAGTTTTCTATTAAAAATAATGAGAATGAAGCTGTTAGTACGGTTAATAGTGCAGCAGCTAGTGCAGTCTCAAAGACACTTGGCACTCTTATGCTTGCAATAAGAAATACTGTTGATAATGGTTTAAAGACAATAAGTGAAACACTTGCTACAGTTACACAAGAAGATAAAACCGCAGAGGCTACTACACCTGCAGAATCAACAGCTAGTGGACAGTAA
- a CDS encoding variable large family protein: MKRITLSALLMTLFLLLGCGSGSTKAEDPQSRFLKSIISLSNDFLNVFTSLSDMVGGVLGFNTNTKKSDVAAYFKKVHDVVQGIKDKLNKIVADMKSENNPNSEATDTAVKALITNTLDKIIQGAKTASEAIGSDSNPIANVADQNAGAAGEEASVKSLSEGIGKIVGVVLKEGNPEAGDDKKASDGSTARTAAAGDGEAGKLFATANVGTAENAKKSAADAAKAVGAVTGADILKTMVKESGDAAKLAKETTGNAGAIPKDATIAGAVVLRSMAKGGKFAGPSDAASVDAKKAVENAAVSAVTKALSTLTIAIRDTIDVGLKEVKDAMKFNSTDTPVTTDNQIPETKVNNQN; encoded by the coding sequence ATGAAAAGAATTACTTTAAGTGCATTATTAATGACTTTATTTTTACTTCTTGGTTGTGGGAGTGGCAGTACTAAGGCTGAGGATCCTCAGAGTAGATTCTTGAAATCTATTATTAGTTTAAGTAATGACTTCTTAAATGTTTTTACTTCCCTTTCTGATATGGTTGGAGGGGTTTTAGGGTTTAATACTAATACTAAAAAGTCTGATGTTGCAGCTTACTTTAAGAAAGTCCATGATGTTGTACAAGGCATTAAGGATAAGCTTAATAAAATTGTTGCTGACATGAAATCTGAGAATAATCCTAATTCAGAGGCTACTGATACCGCTGTCAAAGCTTTAATTACTAATACTCTTGATAAAATAATCCAAGGGGCTAAGACTGCTAGTGAAGCTATTGGTTCTGATAGTAATCCAATAGCTAATGTTGCTGACCAAAATGCAGGTGCTGCTGGTGAAGAAGCTTCAGTTAAGTCTCTTAGTGAAGGAATTGGAAAGATTGTAGGTGTAGTACTTAAAGAAGGAAATCCTGAGGCGGGGGATGATAAAAAGGCTAGTGATGGTTCTACTGCAAGAACCGCTGCTGCTGGGGATGGTGAAGCAGGTAAATTATTTGCTACTGCTAATGTTGGCACTGCTGAGAATGCAAAAAAATCAGCTGCTGATGCAGCAAAAGCTGTTGGAGCAGTAACTGGTGCTGATATCTTAAAAACTATGGTTAAAGAAAGTGGTGATGCTGCTAAGCTAGCTAAAGAAACAACTGGGAATGCTGGTGCTATCCCTAAAGATGCAACTATAGCAGGTGCTGTAGTTTTAAGGTCTATGGCTAAAGGTGGTAAATTTGCTGGTCCTAGTGATGCTGCTAGTGTTGATGCAAAGAAAGCAGTGGAGAATGCAGCAGTAAGTGCTGTTACTAAGGCGTTAAGTACATTAACTATTGCAATAAGAGATACTATTGACGTGGGACTTAAGGAAGTTAAAGATGCTATGAAATTTAATTCTACTGATACTCCTGTAACTACTGATAATCAGATCCCTGAAACAAAAGTTAATAATCAGAATTAA